The Lytechinus variegatus isolate NC3 chromosome 7, Lvar_3.0, whole genome shotgun sequence genome includes the window TGGCTTCGGTGGAGCCGAGACGTTAGGAGAGAAGCGTACCTCTACTCTTTTTTTCAACTCTCGTTTCATCAAATCTGGaccttttcttttgaaatttgaaaatggctTCTAATTCTCAGACTGTGGTGAGCCTTTATAagattaataataaaattcacgGGGAAAATAGAATGTGTTTAATTAAagaattgtcttttttttaaatgactgtgagtctgattttgataaattatttaaataaaattttcagcgaATATTTAGAGAGATGGGTCAAAGAACGCATCCTTCTTGACGAAATTTTGACgtcaaataatataataaacaaaattaacgACATATTATTGAATGAATTGGTAATCGTTGATCATGGTTTGCAGGGCCGGgggtttgtctttttttaattatttcgtGATAATGTATTGACCTCGTCATATATTTTCAGCCTTCCCTTACGTTAAAATTCTCTTTCGCATTTTACAGCACAAATTGTACAAAAGTGTAATCGATGATGTGATTAACAACGTTCGAGATGCATTCTTGGACGAAGGAGTGGAGGAAAATGTTTTGCAAGATCTGAAACAGGTAAGAATACGCTGCCTGCCAGTGGCAGAATATACGCAAAGCTGCTCTCGTTCttctgtacatgtagttaccgGTACTGTCAATCGcgcagaaaatatttgcaatggCATTGCATGTTATACATTTCGATTGAGAGGACTGGTGTTCTCGCAAGAGAGGCTTTTTCGGATGCTTCTATTTCGTTTTTGCCAACTCAAGCACGATGTTTAGATTGTTCAGAAGATCCCCTACTCTTAGAACAAAATTTCCTCTCTCTTCGACTCCAAATTATGTTTTCTCACTTCCCGATAAATCCTAAGTATTGGGAACCATTCGCGCCCAATCGTGCGATGTATCACTGCAGCGGTCTCGGCGTGGACTGCCATCTTTCCAGGAGCGCCGCGACCTCTAGTTAGGGTTCGATTTGCATATGCCCATGTATTTATACTGGAGCCTCATTTGACTACAGATCGCATTGCAGCCAATGAAATTCGTGTATTTGGTTGAGTGACCTTAGGTTTTTATACATATTCATGAAGTGGTATTTAGTGAACCAATGAATATCCGCCGGTGCCCTGACTCGTGCATAAAGAAGCTTATTGATCATATGTCTTGGTAGTCTTTGTGTCCATTCACTTTCCAGACCCTTTGAAATACGGTTGAGGGTGGATGATAATGAAGCAAACAATCGGAGAATTGCTATTTTGTTTTCAAGcatatcatttgattttatttgaaacCTAGTTCTTATACTATGCAATCATTAATCACTATtcgaatatttattttaaaaaacattttaaaaactttggAAATTACAATGTATGCATGACTGTGTAAAGATAGGCAAGTTAAAAATAGAGTCTCTTTGAATAAACTACAATTTGATGTCATTCATGCGTTGtagttgttattttgaataggcaaactagtcagaTTGTTTGACTGTTATTGCCTTGTagatttgcttttcttttttttttttttgctggatgggtggaaacttaaaaatgacctggttttttttttagaactcaatgaaaaaaaatttaaaaagaattgcCAGGTGTTATTACTTATGTCTTTAATCAAATCTCTAGTCAGAATAGAGATACTGCTCccttcatcccccccccccttcattaaaggacaaatccaccgaagcaaaaagttgatttacataaaaagagaaaaatccaacaagcataacattgaaaattttattaaaatcggatgtaaaataagaaagttatgacatttcaaagtttcacttaatttcacaaaacagttatatgcacatcctagtcggtatgcaaatgaggagactgatgacgtcatccactcactatttcttttgcattttattatatgaaatattctaattttctgctcattgtcaagtgaaaaagcgattatttctccctgaacatgtggaattagcattgttcaaTACTATATGATGTAGTCAACTTCGtccttgtcaaatctgtaaaaaatgaaatattgtataattcaaacaaaaaacaaaagaaatagtgagtgatggacatcatcaactgactcACTTGCATGACACTGAATTGtgcatcactgttttgtgaaaaataagcaaaaatttgaaatgccataactttcttatttacatccgattttgatgaaattttcagcattatgctactttgatttttctctattcatttaaatcaacatttttcaggggtgccgtggacttgacctttaacttttaGAAAGTTCTTGGTCTGCAGCTAGGTttgggcaggggggggggctccttGATGCTTCCTCTCAATTACATGTAGCTTGAAATAAGtccatatttattgaaatttggcgaaagcaaaaaaaaaaatctaaaataggCAGGGGGGGGATCTCGCAGATATTATAGACCTATTGGGTATATGAGATGTGCCGCTGGGAAGGGtgaatttttcaagaaaaatccTTAGATGTTGGTCccgttttcattttttctttttcccccaatcagttatatcgggaggagagacctgcgggtcatagtgattcagttcgctttttcgcctcccaggcacaggtgacgccaaacaaataataataataattaaaaagaagACATGTCATTCCAATTTCCACAAAAATAATCTGAAGACATGGGGTCACTGATTTGTTTCTTTCCCACGTTATTTGTTTGAGATTTAGAACTGTGTTTGCTCCCAAATGCTGAAATATGCAGGGCCGAGTCAAGTACAcctcaaaaatattcatatccaCAGAAAACGAATAGTACATACAGTAATTTATGTCCCAATGAATGATCAGTTTGTCTGGTATGGTGCAATCAGATAATTGGTGCTGTTTAATATATCCTTCAGTTTGTGTGGGTTTGAAAATCGCGAAACactttcagaatttttttcttattaaattatattatattacaccTGAAAATGTGTtaacattaaaattcaaattcaaacatgCGTCGTCTTTTCGTAGAAAATCTTTAGAGATGGGTGCCTATTTACAGCAAAAGAACCCATGGATGTGGGTATCAGTTCAGGGGTCTCACTTGCACATCCCTGTCCAACtataataccccccccccccgaattttGAGTCATCTCCTTGTTTTTACTtccaattttaatttttaaatgatgaataatctgtgatttttatgaaattagttttgatttttttttagtaaggGGATTTGTCATAATACACTAGCGTAATCTACATGATTTGTCCTTAAGTTGAATAATTGCCGGagccaaatatttatttttcagacCAGAATATTCAGATTTTGTTATTTACATCTTCGTACAGGGAAAAACTAATTCCAGCTTACAAGATCTAAAATAGGTAacgtatatgtacatgtatctgggAATTAGTTGCCAAGTACTTCATATAGGCATAGTTCAAAAGTGGAAAAATCTTGAAGCTAATGAAGGTTTCCTGActtaacaaatatttttgttttgttgatgTAATCATTTTACAATATTATTGTATCAATACTAAAATAGTTTTGTTCTAATCAATAAACTattttataatgattattattaattttatcatcatcataagttcattatgaaaaaaactTTCCTGTTTCATTTTGGTCAATCTTGAGATGTCTATTTTGCTTTGCAATGATTGAACAGATATGGGAGGGCAAGCTCATCCAATCAAAAGCCATAGATCTCACCCAACCACAACCTCAACATGTAGCTggcaagttcaaaggtcaacaAGATGCTTCAAGACAATATCAGATTGCCCAATCTTCAACAGACAGGCAACATATCGACCAGCAAAGTGAGTTGTACTGAGTTTATGCATGactttttgaattattttatcttttttatttaatgaacCATTCACATCAAGTATTCATCTGTACACAGATATTCTGAAGAACAGCCTTTGGCTGATGTACGTGTACtttgtcaaaataaaataaatgaaatctgtttattattacaaagatactacaaggaaAGATCGGACACTTCGGCGATTTTTTGAAACGCTCGATTAATGCTTATGGGGTAGGGTGCCCACtagcgttgagtaagtaaaccATCACATACCAGCATTCTactgtgtataaaacatatcGGGGGAAATGAGAGAGGGGATTTTGGGGAGGACACAAGGGCGGCGCTGGGGAATAATTCCATCTTTTATTACCCAGAAACCTCTTAAATATATTCGTCtttgatatacaaacaaaaaaaattatatggaaaaattctgaaatttaaaaattggctattcaccccttcaccatttctctcatatgttttgtacacatcCATATTGGGATatgcaaaattaaaaaaggtTGTTACTTACTTAATGCTCTTCCCAGGTGTTTCATTGCGCGCTTTATGTACTGTCCGATCTTTCCCTTGTAgtatatttgattattatttctttttctttcatctttttatcaggaaCCCAGCAGCAAATGGTTCTTCAGGGGGCTACTTCATCACAGTCATCTGTATCTAACAACTTGGTAAGACatattggcccatattctgaagtcgggtttaaagagaaattccagtagttgcagttaacactgatttcatgagaaagtctgtaaaacaaggcttaattgtcagtatatcatcgaggatctagatctggtacagttacattaactggactttgtgaaatcttgaaatctacgctgaaaaatgttcacaccgaagatccccaacacagataagcgcacaatgtataattattgcttagggcgtcgggcccgacgctctacccgaatcccgtgcttatttgctgatttctcagcaattacacaatttcttccagaatcctgtggcacatgcgttttatttatacaaacagacactttggtggtcatttcattggattctgtacgaactcattttgatatcgttaccaaaactagcatttacctttaactcaGACCATGGTATTccaaatgaaattcaaattaacAAGTTTTAatctggggttgtcatttttctCAAGCAATATACTTATGATAACAATCCTTCTGCAAATCgtaaattttatatagtaattTGGAAGTATTTTTTTgctatgattcatgccaaaaacaataatcattatactatgtttgttatgtatcGACAAATGTATCATAAAATATGAATGacatgaatgcagaagaaaaaaaagaaatcaaataaaattcaatCACATATTTATTACAGCCACATAccacaagctaaactttaatAAAAGTGCTTATCTCATGAATTGTTTTTGTCCACTGAAGCCAATGGTGATAAACTAAGTGTTGATGGTCACTGTTTTGGGGGTAAGAAGTGGTTGTGCCAATTTCATTGACAAAAGATATTTTGTGTAACGCGACTCTGTTCATCGATTTCTTATACAGAGTTCATCAGCGGTTGCAGCATCCGCAGCACTTCAGCAGAACATGCTTCAACTACAATCACAACAGCAACAGATCCAGAATGTACCATCATATACCATCCAACAAGGAGCTAGTGAGTCTATTATGTTTCAGTGGGTTTTAACATATAACTGAGAGAATGGATTACCTGTTTCCCCAGGTTGTTCCACACTCAAAGGATggggtgtttttttaatgtttgtcaAGGGTTATATATAGCTAAGCAtagtttttcaaacaaattgtATGAAGAGCCAACGTGAATTCTCAATATCAGCATCAAATACAAACGCTTATGCTTAAATATGTAGTTCGAGATTTCCGgtattatcaataattattagTAAATGACATTTTTTGACCACACAAGGTCAGGCTTTGTATTATGTTAGAAATGATTTTAAGGGCACCCTGTTGGGGTATCCACTTTATttggaatttcattttcaagtcaTTTGGATCATGTGTAATGCACAACTTTATGAAAGATTTCCTAGGTTTGCCAAATTGAGAGAAAAGGTAATTAAAATATTGAAACAGAGCAATAATTACCTTGCAAGCTTCCAAACATTAGAAGTATAAGGAAAAAAACTCTGAGTCTTTGAGCTTCTAAGAATCTAAAATCCACCATTACATCTTTGTTTCAAGGTAAACaatcaatacattttttttctcaagattGATAAAATCAAAGAGAAAACATTCATAATGAAATAACCACGACAATTGATTAACATTTAAATTTTAGCATTTTAGTGCCATCCTTCATAAACATTTACAATTAACAATCTTATAATTGTTAATTAGTCAATCAATGAATTATGAAGTTAGATTGATgtcaaaacatttgttttactTTATAATTACTTTTGATGAAGGATAATATTTGAGTATATTTGAGTAAGATTAATCCCTTTTTACTTCCATctctaaaaagaaaatgttttcatttcaaatcttGTTTATAGCTGGTGGTGCAACCCAAACATTCCCAGCATACCAAATTCAGACCCAACAGCAGCAAGGTGGTGTGGTTGGGTACCCACCAATCATCCTCCAGCCAGGTGCTCAGTCCAATGCCCAACAATCACGTATCATCACACCCCAAGGTGTTGTGCTGCCCCCAGGTTCATTAAGAGTGCAATCCAGTGGAGACCAGGTCAGtagttatattttaaaaattatctaTTGGGGGTGGGTGGGTTGGGGGAAGGGATCACCCTGCTTCACAAACAAATTTATGATGCAGTTCCAAATCCTTGGGCCAAAGTTTTCCTACATTTTGATATAAAGTATGGCtgtttttaatttgattaaatGATGGCAATGTTAATATTTAGATTTATATAGCGATATTTCCATAGGATACAAAGCAATTACCCTTGTCTTGGCTCAAGCAATTGTGCATTGTACAGTGTGGTATATTGCATTCATGGAATCAATCCTGGCAGGCatccatttacctcacttgggttgagtcaagggcggaaatctctccccaaaggtaagGGGATCAGGtgctggaaaatttgaaaagcccccccccaaaaaaaaagttataaccCCCCCAAATGTAAGGTTATCTTGtccaaaatactttttttatttttcttttgaaaaaattatgtatttctttctaTCAAAAGAGACCAAAAATAGTATCGGGACATTTGATATCGTGTCCCCCCTAcaattttgggtagggggacgcatccccccctgggatttccgcccatgggtTGAGTTGAGCACAATGTGGATAGATTTattactgggggggggggggacatcaGTACCATCATACTATGAGACACATTTAAATTTAGGCTTGCAAATGTCAATGTTTCAAATTCAATCACTTAATAAAGGATGGTGAAACCCATTTGACTTGTTATATGCCAGTGATTCAtacactcatttttttctcaactgAAAAGCATTATCATGAAACACCCCTTGTCCTTTTGCCTGGGCTGAGAATAAGAGTCTTTTCAATGGAACCCTCTATCAGAATTTACAAAATACAACAGGAAGATGCAATAGATTGAGATTAAAAGGGATTTCTGTGATTACTTGCATTTTGAGAGTCGATCGTCTTATGTGTGGGTTGACTCAGGTTTGTAACAAAAGAACAGTGAAATGACAGTTAGAATACAGCCCGAACCCTCAAAGTTTAAgaaattaatgtaaaaatgtaatGTTTGAGAATAGATTGTAAGAattgatatagatatatatatacatgtcaGGAATGACCAACAAGAGTGATACTATTTGATTTAGGACAAAATCAGCGCCCTGCTGTACATCTTAGACCCAACTTCACCATTAGAGGCTTTCATGAAGTGTCTTGACAGTGATTGATTTTCCATGACATATTTGCTTTCTGCCAAATAGTTGCAAGGATTTTAGTTTCTTATGATATTCGCTTGCGAAAATCACTGACATATTCATGATATGCTCCCTTGGTACCATTGTGGTGAAATTGGCAACCTGTATGCGAATTCATGACTGTGATATGGAGAgcaatttgatatattttttgtgtatttatatttcttttgataCAGCCTTCAATAGTGCAAGTTGACGGTGCTAATGATTCAtctgatgatgaagaggatgacttcgatgatgatgacgatgatgataaggatgacgacgatgacgatgatgacaaagaaaatgacgatggtggtggtgaagatgagGAGGTAAAATAATCGGCTGGGATTAGTggccgttttttttttgctttatttgACCTGCACTGATAGGCACTATTTGAAATAACTGTGTGCAAAGTTTGGGTGAAAAAAATGACTTAGACTTAGCTGTAGAATGTCCTTGAATTGATTCTGTAATCAGAGGTCTTTCAAGCATCACATCATtggcctttaaaaaaaatatatttacaattgaATCTGCATCAGTTGACCGTCCATAAGTCGAATAATCACCCTACTCTATACCAGAATAGGAGAATAGGCAAAAGATGTGCCAATAAGTAGGATTTGGCCTATTTAATGCAGAGATTTCTGTGATCCCAAGGATTTCAACTACAGCAGATTAACCagtaatttttgtctcacctgcgaagcagagtgtgactataggcgccgcttttccgacggcgacggcggcggcggcggtgtcaacatcaaatcttaacctgaggttaagtttttgaaatgacgtcataacttagaaagtatatggacctagtcaataaaacttggccataaggttaatcaagtattactgaacatcctattagagtttcatgtcacatgacctaggtcaaaggtcatttagggtcaatgaacttagaccatgttggaggaatcaacatcgaaatcttaacctgaggttaagtttttgaaatgtcatcataacttaaaaaatatatggacctagttcatgaaacttggacataaggttaatcaggtatcactgaacattctgcatgagtttcacatcacatgaccaaggtcaaaggtcatttagggtcaatgaactttggccgaattggggatatctgttgaattccaaTCATAActgtgaaagtttatggatctgattcatgaaacttggacataatagtaatcaagcatcactgaacattttgtgcaagtttcaggtctcatgattaaggtcaaaggtcaatgaactttggccgaattgggtgtatctgatgaattaccatcataactttgaaagtttatggatctgattcatgaaacttggacataaggttaatcaggtatcactgaacatcctgcatgagtttcacgtcacatgaccaaggtcaaaggtcatttagggtcaatgaactttgaccatgttgggggtatctgttgaattaccatcataactttgaaagtttatggatctgattcatgaaacttgtacataagagtaatcaagtatcactgaacatcctcttcgagtttcaggtcacatgatcaaggtcaaaggtcatttaaggtcaatgaactttgaccatgttggggtttttattgaataaccatcatatctctgtaagtttatttgtctagttcataaaaagtggacataagagtaaccatgtatcactgaacatcttgcacgagttagagtagtattcaaagtcagcactgctgctatattgaaccgcgtgatgcaggtgagacggccagaggcattccacttgtttgttttaAGTGTCATGTTGAAGGTAGGGGACCTgatgttcttttcttttcatgtcaGAAGAAAGTTAAAAAGTTTCACTGAAAAGAGTTGCTCTTCAGATGCCTTAGCATTAAAAGCATGATAAACATTAAATATTTAGGTCATACATTtgtatgtagtcccatgtatgCTTTTCTGTGTGCAGTAAATGTAATGTGCAATGAGCTAGTTAATTTTTCTGTCCTCTCAAACCCTCTTTGAATGGTTCATAGTAATTAAGCATTCACCGATTCCGAACTACTCTAAGAGAGTTTCTatgtttcatttccatttcatgACCAAAGATGATCTTATGTAAtctgtattttaaaaaatttgtgttcattaattttgtttttacccAGGACCCACTGAACTCTGCTGATGACGTTAGTGATGAAGATCCAGCTGATTTATTTGAATCAGAAAATGTTGTAGTATGCCAGTATGACAAGGTAAATATGTGATAATTCTCCCTAAATTCTACTCATATGAATGCAAAACATATTGAATTTATATGGGATACCAGATATATTCCGAGAGTTTGGGTCAATATTTAGTGGAATATGCCTGGTATTCTATGAAATAAAgtcattcaattttttattgtcTACCCCCCCCTCCTGCCCTCAGGTAAATTGATTGTTATCAAACCTTTTCAGAATGATATCTATTTGTACTTCGTTCACTTTACTGATATAAAAAGCAGCAAAAtgcttatatttttgtttatattgataAATAGTGAAAGTTTAGTCATCCTTGACTCTTTGTTGCAACAAATAATACTTGGAAATGGATTATAAATCTGCCCATGTTATGTATATTAATATCTTTGCTATTTGCAAAGTATACCAACCACAGTGTTCTTGAAAATTATCCCATTATATCACATctttcatttacctttaatgcTTTTTTTCCTCTGTTACAATTGTTACCAGATCAATCGGAATAGGAATAAATGGAAATTTACCTTAAAACATGGCATCATGAATCTGAAGGGAAAGGACTATGTCTTCAACAAATCAACGGGGGATGCTGATTGGTAGTATCTATGTGAACAGTGCCCAGTCTTGCAAAGATGTTTTGTAGAACTGTAGTCATCAACTCTTCTTGATTTCTGCTGTTACGTACACATACCTGCCAGCTGCCCCGTCATGTGGATAATCTCTATTGTTGagagcattttttttgtccaCTGGCTCAGTTTGCGTAAGTTGTATTAGGAGCAGTAAATAAATGTTACAAATATGGATTTGTGCCCGTGAATAGGTGCTTCAGATTTATTTCACTTGCCTTAATCACCTTTTCTAGCTTCATCTACTTTGCCTGAttcaaaagataaaaatgtaataactgTAATGCGAAGAAAATGAGGCTTGTCCCTATCTCTTGACTTAGAGGGATGATGGGTTTCAGCTTTATGTGCATACGCTTTTCAGTGTATGATGTGTTGATGTAAATCAATTTACGTAAACACTGGCCTGGAACCCATAGAAAAAAGCATCAATCTAGCACCCTGCATTAAAATTGTGCATTCATTTTTAGACCCTTATTCAATATAAACTAAATTAAGTATTAaaggatactccaggctgaagatattcatatctcaataaatagagtacaattcacagagcaaaaagctgaatatttgatcaaatttgTGGAGCgttggcccagtggataagtctctggactttgaaacagagggtcatgggttcaaattccagcgatggcgtagtttccttcaagaaatttatccatattgtgctgcactcaacccaggtgaggtgaatgggtacctggcaggaatttatttcttGGAATGCCACAgcactgtaaaaggctgcggagctaaagccagggtaataatatccaagtcctttggaagcgcatccgtcatttataatgtgttatgcgctaaacaagaactgactattattattaaatcggataacaaataacaaagttattgaattctaaagataTGCATTATTCTTGAGAaatagttctaggcatgtcttcatgaatattcaatgagcatctgatgatgtcatatccccactatccaattttgataaagttttcagcattttgctctcacatataaatatcttcagcctcgAGTATCGCTTTAAGGTAGAAAGTCTGCATTAACCATTGGTTAAAAGTGCAGATTCAAAACCACCTTGTTGAATTTGCACCAACATGGAGGTATTTTTGGGGCACACAATTTTAGGTTGTGGTCATACAAGTCAAATTGGCTTTATCGCCCACTCCTATATAAGGACCACCTTTCTAACATGTAATTCAGGAACCTGTCCATAAAGACCATTACTTTCCTTGTCTCTTTTGGGTGGTCTTTACATACAGGTTTCAGTGTATTTACTTGTTTCTTGTTCTGTCAGAGTATCTCCTGTTATTGGACAGCTTCTATAAGCCGGTAAAGGAGTTGATTTTAGTACTTTTGGGTGAGGTATTGCTTTACAGAATTTTCATGAGTACTTTGAAACCAGAGAGACAATGTTTCTCTTTGCTC containing:
- the LOC121418819 gene encoding transcription initiation factor IIA subunit 1-like, which produces MASNSQTVHKLYKSVIDDVINNVRDAFLDEGVEENVLQDLKQIWEGKLIQSKAIDLTQPQPQHVAGKFKGQQDASRQYQIAQSSTDRQHIDQQRTQQQMVLQGATSSQSSVSNNLSSSAVAASAALQQNMLQLQSQQQQIQNVPSYTIQQGATGGATQTFPAYQIQTQQQQGGVVGYPPIILQPGAQSNAQQSRIITPQGVVLPPGSLRVQSSGDQPSIVQVDGANDSSDDEEDDFDDDDDDDKDDDDDDDDKENDDGGGEDEEDPLNSADDVSDEDPADLFESENVVVCQYDKINRNRNKWKFTLKHGIMNLKGKDYVFNKSTGDADW